One window from the genome of Bdellovibrio sp. NC01 encodes:
- a CDS encoding hemolysin III family protein produces the protein MKIAVQDGERFNVFSHLAAGLLAACGVCLLMFSALLKHDMSRIITCSIYSISTVGIYIISVLYHASHGPTKQLFRRLDYIGIYLKIAGNYTPYMILAIQGLRGWTVLSTVWTLAAAGILIEIFFKPDNRLVPNMIYLTMSSTVLPVIHILARSVPPLGFAMIMLGFLSYAVGFYFFLNDDKIPHGHGIWHMFVIGGSACQYMCLLMYVV, from the coding sequence ATGAAGATCGCAGTTCAAGACGGAGAACGTTTTAATGTTTTTAGTCATCTTGCCGCGGGCCTGTTGGCTGCGTGCGGGGTGTGCTTGTTGATGTTTTCAGCTTTGCTGAAACACGATATGTCGCGAATTATCACCTGCTCAATTTATAGCATCTCGACGGTGGGTATCTACATCATCTCTGTTCTGTATCACGCGTCTCACGGTCCAACGAAACAACTGTTTCGTCGACTTGACTATATCGGCATCTATTTAAAAATTGCAGGCAACTATACGCCGTATATGATTTTAGCCATTCAAGGCTTGCGTGGTTGGACCGTGCTTTCAACCGTGTGGACTCTGGCGGCTGCTGGAATCTTGATTGAGATTTTCTTTAAGCCTGATAATCGCCTTGTTCCAAATATGATTTATCTGACGATGAGTTCAACCGTGTTGCCGGTGATTCATATCTTAGCGCGCTCGGTTCCGCCGTTGGGTTTTGCGATGATCATGTTGGGCTTTTTGTCTTACGCTGTCGGTTTTTATTTCTTCTTGAATGACGATAAAATTCCGCACGGTCACGGGATCTGGCACATGTTCGTGATTGGCGGAAGTGCGTGCCAGTACATGTGTTTATTGATGTACGTCGTCTAA
- the tmk gene encoding dTMP kinase produces MAFLVFEGLDGSGKSSLMAALEKELQKRGVVFHRTREPGGTPLGDEIRNMILRTDGPAPLPRTELLLYIASRAQHVEEVIRPKLQQGTWILCDRFAASSVAFQGGGREISETDVVNLNTFATGGLKADLTILLDLSVEESRKRRQGRGAQNGESEDRIESEADSFHEKVRRSFLKQAKDDPQGWLVLDARETPDGLYLQLLNALQERGILK; encoded by the coding sequence ATGGCATTTTTAGTTTTCGAGGGTTTGGACGGCTCGGGGAAAAGTTCCTTGATGGCGGCGCTTGAAAAAGAGCTGCAAAAAAGAGGAGTCGTTTTTCACCGCACGCGTGAACCGGGTGGGACACCACTGGGTGATGAAATCCGTAATATGATTTTGCGTACTGACGGACCAGCGCCATTGCCTCGCACTGAATTGCTTTTGTATATCGCTTCACGTGCCCAGCACGTTGAAGAAGTCATTCGTCCTAAACTTCAACAAGGAACATGGATTTTGTGCGATCGTTTCGCAGCAAGCTCTGTGGCCTTTCAAGGTGGCGGTCGCGAAATTTCTGAAACGGATGTTGTGAATTTGAATACTTTCGCAACCGGCGGTTTAAAAGCAGACCTGACAATTCTTTTGGATCTTTCTGTTGAAGAGTCGCGCAAACGCCGTCAAGGTCGTGGCGCGCAGAATGGTGAAAGTGAAGATCGTATTGAATCGGAAGCAGATTCCTTTCACGAAAAAGTGCGCAGATCTTTCTTGAAACAAGCCAAAGACGACCCCCAGGGTTGGTTGGTTTTGGATGCGCGCGAAACTCCAGACGGCTTGTACTTGCAGTTGTTGAATGCTTTGCAAGAGCGCGGAATTTTAAAATAG
- a CDS encoding AgmX/PglI C-terminal domain-containing protein has product MAKNNWLIASLIGFGILSVALSIFIASRTEKQKPGEAPLARIELNLGKVFVLRKNMTQKETLTKRASLFALDSVETGPDGDATMDFDSSYRIRVEENSLVTLDEESDRTVIIIKRGDVQVENFGREGTVYVSRDGVRWTATDYETNYKKQAPQQSLPDLAPTADASPEMISGRVEGGLTSEAIQETLRLQRASFFKCYTQLLQRTPGVVGQASISFTIERSGKVYNAEIASSTINDANFKKCLIDAIRRVDFKSFTGDAISTVFPLKFE; this is encoded by the coding sequence ATGGCGAAGAACAATTGGTTGATTGCATCTCTTATCGGTTTCGGAATCTTGAGCGTAGCTCTTTCTATCTTCATCGCATCCCGCACTGAAAAACAAAAACCAGGTGAAGCGCCTCTTGCGCGTATCGAACTCAATCTTGGTAAAGTCTTCGTTCTTCGCAAAAACATGACCCAAAAAGAAACTTTGACGAAAAGAGCGTCGTTGTTTGCATTGGATTCCGTTGAGACAGGTCCTGATGGCGACGCCACAATGGACTTCGATTCTTCTTACCGCATTCGTGTCGAAGAAAATTCTTTAGTGACGTTGGACGAAGAAAGCGATCGCACAGTGATCATCATCAAGCGTGGTGACGTCCAAGTAGAAAACTTCGGCCGTGAAGGCACAGTCTATGTTTCTCGCGATGGCGTTCGTTGGACAGCCACGGACTACGAAACGAATTATAAAAAACAAGCTCCGCAACAAAGTCTTCCAGATCTAGCGCCAACGGCTGACGCTTCACCAGAAATGATCAGCGGCCGAGTCGAAGGCGGTCTTACTTCCGAAGCGATTCAAGAAACATTGCGCTTGCAACGTGCTTCGTTCTTTAAGTGCTACACACAGTTATTGCAAAGAACTCCAGGTGTGGTTGGCCAAGCTTCAATTAGTTTTACTATCGAAAGATCCGGCAAAGTCTACAACGCAGAAATCGCCTCATCGACAATCAACGATGCGAATTTCAAAAAATGCCTGATCGATGCCATTCGCCGAGTCGATTTCAAATCATTCACGGGCGACGCCATCTCAACAGTCTTCCCTCTTAAATTCGAATAA
- the secG gene encoding preprotein translocase subunit SecG, whose amino-acid sequence MNTFVGIIHIIVALVVIVLVLIQDSKSNGALGMGGSSGSNSLLGATGAQTLASKMTVWASIIFAITCLTLSVLTSSKTKSVVDTLPAAAPVQQTVPATAPVGADASQIPEAQKIPQTPPAVEATPAPATK is encoded by the coding sequence ATGAATACTTTCGTTGGTATTATCCACATCATCGTAGCCCTAGTTGTTATCGTTCTTGTATTGATCCAAGACTCTAAAAGCAATGGCGCTTTGGGCATGGGTGGCAGCTCTGGTTCGAACTCTTTGTTGGGTGCAACAGGCGCGCAAACTCTTGCAAGCAAAATGACTGTTTGGGCATCTATCATCTTCGCGATCACTTGCCTTACTTTGTCTGTTTTGACTTCTTCTAAAACGAAATCAGTTGTTGATACTTTGCCAGCTGCGGCTCCTGTTCAACAAACAGTTCCAGCGACGGCTCCAGTTGGTGCGGATGCTTCTCAAATTCCTGAAGCACAAAAAATCCCACAAACTCCGCCAGCAGTTGAAGCAACTCCAGCTCCTGCTACAAAGTAG
- a CDS encoding trypsin-like serine protease, whose protein sequence is MKNLSQHALMFVLVFGLVACNQHLGDSFDSQNTTGIINGQIKTVRDTPASKAVVMIELLNARRGAITFCTATLIGAHTILTASHCFDPMVIPGLAGFRVLFENTYTTAGQREVREGLAFVRNPDYNSKKVYDHDIAIGVFAGTIPQGFSTVAIDNNINANYSNMLTYAYGYGRTVDYTGAPNENLRYSTGTLYRGVLKIDNFYKETPDRYYTLVDWPSHLCQGDSGGPQFYDKDGVLKVIGVNSASFGEKLPNGVQSCMGRSQATKVAPFFPWIKKEEKRLLQQALR, encoded by the coding sequence ATGAAAAACTTAAGTCAGCACGCGCTCATGTTTGTTTTGGTCTTCGGGCTTGTTGCTTGTAACCAACACCTGGGTGATTCTTTCGATTCACAAAACACGACCGGCATCATCAATGGGCAAATTAAAACCGTGCGTGATACGCCTGCCTCGAAGGCCGTTGTGATGATTGAGCTTTTAAACGCCCGTCGTGGCGCCATTACATTCTGTACTGCCACTTTAATCGGAGCTCATACAATTTTAACGGCAAGCCATTGCTTTGATCCAATGGTGATCCCGGGCCTTGCGGGATTTCGTGTTCTTTTTGAAAACACTTATACGACCGCTGGACAACGTGAGGTGCGTGAAGGACTCGCGTTCGTTCGCAATCCTGATTACAACAGCAAAAAAGTTTACGACCATGATATCGCGATCGGTGTGTTCGCAGGTACAATACCTCAGGGCTTTAGCACAGTGGCGATCGACAACAACATCAACGCCAATTATTCCAACATGCTGACATATGCTTATGGTTATGGACGTACCGTCGACTACACCGGCGCACCGAATGAAAATCTGCGCTATTCAACTGGCACTTTGTATCGTGGCGTTTTGAAGATCGATAACTTCTATAAAGAAACTCCCGATCGTTATTATACGTTAGTAGATTGGCCCAGCCATCTTTGCCAAGGCGACTCAGGCGGCCCACAATTCTACGACAAAGACGGAGTCTTAAAAGTGATCGGCGTGAACTCAGCCTCTTTTGGTGAAAAACTCCCCAACGGCGTACAAAGCTGCATGGGCAGATCCCAAGCAACCAAAGTCGCCCCATTTTTTCCATGGATCAAAAAAGAAGAGAAAAGACTATTACAACAAGCTTTAAGGTAA
- a CDS encoding penicillin-insensitive murein endopeptidase, whose product MKIVCWPFLFLALFLTACAPASRDEQTSVTTTYSPPAPTVSKEGSYDVVHGATSVTDMYTQFDASKKGLALRGKVNVRPLDGANSFVVNVDMEGQADSQGFVYFQATKEQASLPPEVKMGAKATCLGKNYSCDTSFIDIYIEFRGKVYHHQVESHQEAAAQTPVVSEDHSADQKEDKPATTTPPAQTKPAEQKPAPTKPAETKPSENKPAETKPADSKPVDTKPATPTKPSTPAAPATKPEPAKPATPSKPTTPAKPEVRKPVVKPEEEDEADEGEDEAELAGRYQGDIAGDIDKVINNKKTSDNKVPELKGQKLDQVISPTKKGQEGRLENASNLLAYERSHSPAGFHVVNPKRERYYGSQEIVYLIGQMGQFTRKLIPNYVLPIGDVSAKTGGKLGTHASHQNGLDADIAFYFKDQKIQGNLFSALQNGKTGRVLDSWMVEEQWKLLKYAVSSKYVDRIFIHQSLKNSLCQYAIKTGDIKKEDKAGDAYELLRRLRPEKNHYNHFHLRVKCSKAQVRCRQMADPAPGTGCFS is encoded by the coding sequence ATGAAGATCGTCTGTTGGCCTTTTCTTTTTTTAGCCTTGTTCCTTACAGCCTGTGCTCCAGCGAGCCGGGATGAGCAGACGTCTGTCACAACGACTTATTCTCCACCAGCTCCAACAGTCAGCAAAGAGGGCAGCTACGACGTAGTTCACGGCGCAACTTCTGTGACTGACATGTACACGCAGTTTGATGCTTCTAAAAAGGGTCTTGCCCTTCGCGGTAAAGTAAACGTTCGTCCTTTGGATGGCGCAAATTCTTTTGTCGTGAATGTGGATATGGAAGGCCAAGCGGACTCTCAAGGTTTCGTTTATTTCCAAGCAACCAAAGAACAGGCTAGCTTGCCACCCGAAGTGAAAATGGGTGCGAAAGCCACGTGCTTAGGCAAGAACTATAGCTGCGACACTTCTTTCATTGATATCTATATTGAGTTCCGCGGTAAGGTTTATCACCATCAAGTAGAAAGCCATCAAGAAGCTGCGGCGCAAACTCCCGTTGTGTCTGAAGATCATTCAGCCGACCAAAAGGAAGATAAGCCCGCGACGACAACTCCTCCAGCACAAACAAAACCAGCAGAGCAAAAACCTGCGCCGACGAAACCTGCAGAGACAAAACCTAGCGAGAACAAGCCGGCTGAAACAAAGCCTGCTGACTCAAAACCAGTGGATACGAAACCGGCAACTCCGACAAAACCGTCGACTCCTGCTGCTCCGGCAACGAAACCTGAGCCAGCAAAACCTGCGACACCGTCAAAGCCGACAACTCCTGCGAAGCCAGAAGTTCGCAAGCCTGTTGTGAAACCAGAAGAAGAAGATGAAGCCGATGAAGGTGAAGACGAAGCAGAACTAGCGGGTCGTTACCAAGGTGATATCGCGGGCGACATCGACAAGGTGATCAATAACAAAAAAACAAGCGACAACAAAGTTCCTGAGCTAAAGGGGCAAAAGCTTGATCAAGTGATCAGCCCAACTAAGAAAGGCCAAGAGGGTCGTCTTGAAAATGCTTCGAATCTTTTAGCGTACGAGAGATCTCATTCTCCAGCGGGATTTCATGTTGTGAATCCAAAGCGCGAAAGATATTACGGTTCGCAAGAGATCGTGTACTTGATCGGACAAATGGGTCAGTTCACGCGCAAGCTTATTCCTAATTACGTTTTGCCAATTGGTGACGTGTCAGCGAAGACCGGTGGAAAGCTTGGAACGCATGCGTCTCATCAAAATGGTTTGGATGCGGATATTGCGTTTTATTTTAAAGATCAAAAAATCCAAGGCAACTTGTTCTCTGCTTTGCAAAACGGAAAGACCGGAAGAGTTTTGGATAGCTGGATGGTTGAAGAGCAGTGGAAGCTTTTGAAATATGCGGTAAGCTCTAAATACGTAGACCGTATTTTCATTCACCAATCTTTGAAGAACTCTTTGTGTCAATACGCGATCAAAACAGGCGATATCAAAAAGGAAGACAAGGCCGGAGACGCTTATGAATTGTTGCGCCGCCTTCGTCCCGAAAAGAATCACTATAATCATTTCCATTTACGAGTGAAGTGCTCAAAAGCTCAGGTGCGTTGTCGCCAGATGGCAGATCCGGCCCCAGGCACAGGCTGCTTCAGTTAG
- a CDS encoding TatD family hydrolase: MLEWIDVHSHLNMLEEGVDAAIQNAKAAGVRRLITIGTEPGDFQTVLDIANQYYPEVYCTLGVHPHDGKVYTPEIGAFIEKHAGDKVVVAIGEIGLDYYYDQSPREEQKEAFRAQLEIAKRTKMPVQIHTRDADEDTVEILKEFKGEVTGIIHCFTGTEMLARESLDLGFNISISGVVTFKNADSLRAIVKMLPLDRIHVETDSPFLAPIPMRGKKNTPAYVVHTAKFVSELKGITEEQLAEQTRKNALKMFPKIQW, from the coding sequence ATGCTTGAATGGATTGATGTACACTCTCATTTGAATATGTTGGAAGAAGGCGTTGATGCCGCTATTCAAAACGCGAAAGCGGCTGGCGTGCGTCGTCTGATCACAATCGGTACTGAACCGGGTGATTTCCAAACAGTGCTTGATATCGCCAATCAATATTACCCTGAAGTGTATTGCACTTTGGGTGTGCATCCTCACGATGGCAAAGTCTATACACCAGAAATTGGTGCCTTCATTGAAAAACACGCCGGCGATAAAGTCGTTGTTGCGATTGGCGAGATCGGTCTTGATTATTATTACGATCAATCTCCACGTGAAGAGCAAAAAGAAGCCTTCCGCGCACAACTTGAAATTGCGAAGCGCACGAAAATGCCTGTGCAAATTCACACGCGCGATGCCGACGAAGACACGGTTGAGATTTTAAAAGAATTCAAAGGCGAAGTGACTGGTATCATTCACTGCTTCACGGGTACGGAAATGCTTGCACGTGAATCTTTGGATTTAGGTTTTAATATTTCTATCAGCGGTGTTGTGACTTTCAAAAATGCGGATTCATTGCGTGCGATCGTAAAAATGTTGCCGCTAGATCGCATTCACGTCGAAACGGATTCACCGTTCTTAGCGCCTATTCCAATGCGCGGAAAGAAAAACACGCCAGCCTATGTGGTGCACACCGCGAAATTCGTGTCGGAATTAAAAGGCATCACTGAAGAGCAACTGGCTGAACAAACGCGCAAGAACGCGCTTAAAATGTTCCCGAAAATTCAGTGGTAA
- a CDS encoding phosphatase domain-containing protein, with protein sequence MADWRERSEMNGDVVFFRYVSEGMEKSHDEVFLWDLDKTYLDTAIDSLSGLMTTILEKALNKKNVPGTNTLLQSLSEYRKQQKGYMYFPIYFITASPPQMEERISEKFSLDNIRPFGCFYKDNLANLRPGRFWRLTKQVGYKLQALLQLRTRLGETVRQICWGDDSETDAIIYNLYSDICSRRLGAHEIRTTLERLNVSGEQVDTILELQASIPENDPVEKIYINLATDTDPDYYLKFGRRTLATYNTFQVALDLFQDRRIGLEGLYSVLQDMIYNYGYTPEELMKSFDEFIRRGVLGQAAYEEARAFFVEKGLLYPSYSPTVAPLKEKLVVEGRVYEMEGAHEPWIPERIDYLHDYR encoded by the coding sequence ATGGCTGATTGGCGTGAACGAAGTGAAATGAATGGCGATGTGGTTTTTTTCCGTTACGTTTCTGAGGGAATGGAAAAGAGTCATGATGAGGTCTTCTTGTGGGATCTCGATAAAACCTATCTTGATACGGCCATTGATTCGTTGTCGGGTTTGATGACGACGATTCTTGAAAAAGCTTTGAATAAGAAAAACGTTCCTGGCACGAACACTTTGTTGCAATCGCTTTCCGAGTATCGCAAGCAACAAAAAGGTTACATGTATTTTCCGATTTATTTCATCACGGCATCACCGCCACAGATGGAAGAAAGAATTTCGGAAAAATTCTCACTGGATAATATCAGACCGTTTGGTTGCTTTTATAAAGACAATTTAGCGAATCTTCGTCCGGGTCGCTTTTGGCGTTTAACGAAACAGGTCGGCTATAAGTTGCAAGCGTTGTTACAACTGCGCACGCGCTTAGGCGAAACGGTTCGTCAAATCTGTTGGGGCGATGACAGTGAAACAGATGCGATCATTTATAATCTCTATTCAGATATCTGTTCACGTCGTTTAGGTGCGCATGAAATTCGCACGACACTTGAAAGATTAAATGTTTCAGGCGAGCAAGTGGATACGATCTTGGAACTGCAAGCCAGCATTCCAGAAAATGATCCGGTTGAAAAAATCTATATCAATTTAGCGACGGATACGGACCCTGATTACTATTTGAAATTTGGTCGCAGAACGCTTGCAACCTACAACACGTTCCAAGTCGCTCTTGATTTGTTCCAAGACCGTCGCATTGGCCTGGAAGGTTTGTATTCAGTCCTTCAAGACATGATCTACAACTACGGCTACACACCAGAAGAATTGATGAAGAGCTTTGACGAATTCATTCGTCGCGGAGTCCTTGGTCAAGCCGCCTATGAAGAAGCCCGCGCATTCTTCGTCGAAAAAGGTTTGCTGTATCCATCGTACTCACCAACGGTCGCACCACTGAAAGAAAAATTAGTGGTTGAAGGAAGAGTCTACGAAATGGAAGGCGCCCATGAGCCTTGGATTCCAGAGCGCATCGACTACTTACACGATTATCGTTAA
- a CDS encoding DNA polymerase III subunit delta', translating to MARLVDFILGHQGIIKKMIDSFEAGKPGQTYLFVGPSGVGKKMTAVGLAQALMCPQSPRGCGKCPSCFRVAQGQHENLRIIAPAGAQIKMEQAKEIIEFLSLKSLGGNRVIIIDQANALNAQTANALLKTLEEPPEGTFFFLIAPSVAGIMPTIRSRSRIVQFKPLTMEELAKRVKAPTWALKAAGGSFEKLAQLQDGPELELRQKSVEILNVFLADDDFIMNEFWRSEFKDRAQGQRLVSYWAGFFKDAIFLQENAKNQVVNIDQAELIKTLAEKDRQMLLKLTQGAFQAEQAIASNRDPQLVMEEYFVTSKELR from the coding sequence ATGGCAAGATTGGTCGACTTCATTTTAGGACATCAAGGCATCATCAAAAAGATGATTGATTCCTTCGAGGCTGGAAAGCCGGGTCAGACCTATTTGTTTGTGGGACCGAGTGGCGTCGGTAAAAAAATGACAGCCGTAGGCCTTGCGCAAGCTTTGATGTGCCCACAAAGTCCTCGTGGTTGCGGCAAATGTCCGTCATGTTTCCGTGTGGCACAAGGTCAGCACGAAAACTTGCGCATTATTGCTCCAGCCGGTGCACAAATCAAAATGGAGCAGGCCAAAGAAATCATCGAATTCTTAAGTCTGAAAAGTTTGGGCGGCAATCGTGTGATCATCATTGATCAGGCGAATGCATTGAATGCACAAACAGCGAATGCTCTTCTTAAAACTTTGGAAGAACCACCTGAAGGGACATTCTTCTTTTTGATTGCTCCAAGTGTCGCGGGCATTATGCCGACAATTCGTTCGCGTTCACGTATCGTGCAGTTTAAACCATTAACGATGGAAGAACTGGCGAAGCGTGTGAAAGCACCGACATGGGCGTTGAAAGCAGCGGGTGGAAGTTTTGAAAAACTCGCGCAGTTGCAAGATGGACCCGAGTTAGAGCTTCGTCAAAAATCAGTCGAGATCTTGAACGTCTTTTTGGCAGATGATGATTTCATCATGAATGAATTCTGGCGTTCGGAATTTAAAGACCGTGCGCAAGGACAGCGTCTGGTTTCTTACTGGGCAGGGTTCTTTAAAGATGCGATCTTCCTTCAAGAAAATGCGAAAAACCAAGTCGTAAATATCGACCAGGCCGAGCTTATTAAGACCTTAGCCGAAAAAGATCGTCAGATGCTTTTAAAACTCACGCAAGGAGCGTTTCAAGCTGAGCAAGCCATTGCCTCAAATCGTGATCCGCAACTTGTGATGGAAGAGTACTTTGTGACGAGCAAAGAATTAAGGTAG